A window from bacterium encodes these proteins:
- a CDS encoding glucose-1-phosphate adenylyltransferase: MKAARPYGRVAVLVLAGGRGERLDLLTTLRAKPAVPFGGNFRIIDFVLSNCFHSGLTEVSILTQYLPRSLEDHLGFGRDWDLDRREGGLQYLHPHRGLERSNWYGGTANALYENLQFLLESRADHFLILSGDHIYRMDYRELVAQHEASLMQVTVAVRPVDLAQAHHFGIFETDTAGRVVDFAEKPARPRSNLASMGIYVIRRQFLLDTLRDRGAAEPALDFGRDLVPDWVAQGQLALFNFPGYWLDVGTLDSYVQAHRDLLGVEPVFRLSDPEWPIITRAPQRAPMELAHGAQVLDSLVSEGCHIHGRVERSVLGPGVRVGAGALVRDAIVMEDTLIGAQCRVERCIVDKRVELGEGCRLGGEGAGDGNADKPQVLRGGFSLIAKDSVLPPGWTIGRNVRWAVETVDAAISARFPGQQVPDGTSCLG, encoded by the coding sequence ATGAAGGCAGCGCGCCCCTACGGCCGCGTGGCCGTGCTCGTCCTGGCGGGCGGTCGCGGCGAGCGGCTGGACCTCCTCACCACGCTGCGCGCGAAGCCGGCCGTCCCCTTCGGCGGCAACTTCCGCATCATCGACTTCGTGCTCTCCAACTGCTTCCACTCCGGGCTCACCGAGGTCTCCATCCTCACGCAGTACCTGCCGCGCAGCCTGGAGGACCATCTCGGCTTCGGGCGCGATTGGGATCTCGACCGCCGCGAGGGCGGACTGCAGTATCTCCATCCGCATCGCGGCCTGGAGCGCTCGAACTGGTACGGCGGCACGGCGAACGCACTCTACGAGAACCTGCAGTTCCTCCTCGAGTCGCGCGCCGACCACTTCCTCATTCTGAGCGGCGACCACATCTACCGCATGGACTATCGGGAGCTGGTCGCGCAGCACGAGGCCTCGCTGATGCAGGTCACCGTCGCCGTGCGACCCGTCGACCTCGCGCAGGCGCACCACTTCGGCATCTTCGAGACGGACACCGCCGGCCGGGTCGTGGACTTCGCCGAGAAGCCGGCGCGGCCGCGCAGCAACCTGGCGAGCATGGGGATCTACGTCATCCGCCGGCAGTTCCTGCTCGACACGCTGCGCGACCGCGGCGCCGCGGAGCCGGCGCTGGACTTCGGGCGCGACCTCGTTCCCGACTGGGTGGCGCAGGGCCAGCTCGCCCTCTTCAACTTCCCCGGCTACTGGCTCGACGTCGGCACCCTGGACAGCTACGTCCAGGCCCACCGCGATCTGCTGGGGGTGGAGCCCGTCTTCCGCCTCTCCGATCCCGAGTGGCCGATCATCACGCGGGCGCCGCAGCGAGCGCCGATGGAGCTGGCGCACGGCGCGCAGGTGCTCGACTCGCTCGTCAGCGAAGGCTGCCACATCCACGGCCGCGTGGAGCGCAGCGTGCTCGGCCCCGGCGTGCGCGTGGGGGCCGGCGCGCTCGTGCGCGACGCGATCGTGATGGAGGACACGCTGATCGGCGCGCAGTGTCGGGTGGAGCGCTGCATCGTCGACAAGCGCGTCGAGCTCGGCGAAGGCTGCCGGCTCGGCGGCGAGGGCGCGGGCGACGGCAACGCCGACAAGCCGCAGGTGCTGCGCGGGGGCTTCAGCCTGATCGCCAAGGACAGCGTGCTGCCGCCCGGCTGGACGATCGGGCGCAACGTGCGCTGGGCTGTCGAGACCGTCGACGCGGCGATCAGCGCGCGCTTCCCCGGCCAGCAGGTGCCCGACGGCACG